The sequence below is a genomic window from Lysobacter capsici.
ACCAGACCATCACCAGCCAGCAGACCTATGCCGTGGCGGGGCAGTCGCTGGTGGTGACCTGCACGCTGTCGGGGGTGGACAACAACGAGTTCCGCACCTACCGCTCCGGTTTGTGGCAGGGCGACGGACTCGACGATCTGTACAACATCGGCGGCGTCGGCACGGCCAATACCTTGTACAACGGCCTGCTGAATTTCGGCCAGAACGCAACGGCCACGGCCACGTTCGCGTGCGGGGCCACGCTGGGCGGCAATCCGTTCCCGCTCGAGGGACTGGTGGTCGCCGATGGCGAGCAGTCCCTGACCGGCGGCGCTGGCCAGAACGAATCGATTTCCGCCAATGCACCGACCGCGACCAGCTGGCGCATCATCGACCGTTTTCGCACGCCCGGCTGCACGACCAACGCCACTGCCAACATCACCGGCGCGACGCTGACCCTCAACGGCAGCACCCCGCTATGCACGGCCGGTCCGATGGCCGTCGCCTTCATGGAAGGCGCCACCAGCGCGACCCTGACCCTGCGCGGCGGCGGGCGCTCGGCCATGGCCCTGGGCGTCATGGTGTTCGTCGCCGACCGCAGCGACGCGCCGCTGAGTTACGGCGAGCCTCAACACTTGCCCAACTTCACCTGGAACGGCGGCAATCTGCCCAACGGCAACACCACCTACACCACCATGACCCTGGCGACGCTGAACCAGCCGGCGGTGCGGCTGGGCGCGCGCGTCGACATCGAGAACGTCAGCGTGGCCGGCGCCGCGGCGAACGGCGACGACAACAATTTCGCCACCCCCACCCCCACCGACGACGAAGACGCCTTCGCCGCGCTGGCGAACATCGCGCTGTCGCCGGGCGCCAGCCACAACCTGTCCGTGCCCTGCGCCGGCAACGGCGCGTTCGTGCGCGGCTTCATCGATTTCAACCGCGACGGCGATTTCACCGACGCCGGCGAAACATCCGCCTCGGCCACCTGCAACGGCGCCACCGCCGCCGTGAGCTGGACGATGCCGGCGGTCGCCGGGCTGAGCCCGGGCGCCAGCTATGCGCGCTTTCGCATCGCCTCGGCCGCCGCCGACGTGGCCACTCCGGTCGGACTGGCGATCAGCGGCGAAGTCGAGGACTACCCGGTCACCTTGACCTCGCAGACCCTGACCCTGCGCAAGCAATGGACCGGCGCGACCATCGGCGACAGCGCCGCGATCACCGCCTCGCGCGCCGGCAGCGTGATCGACACGCTCAACAGCAATGCCGACGCCGCGGGCGAACTCGAAACCGATCCCACGCCGGTCAACGTATTCGCGGGCGAGACCATCGTCCTGGCCGAGACCCTGGCCGTCGCCAACGCCGGCAGCTACGCCCCCGCCCTCGCCTGCACCGGAGCGGCGGATACCAATCCCAACGACGGCATCGCGATCGCCGCAACCGATACCAACATCGTGTGCACCTACACCAATACGCGCCTGGCCACGCTGCAACTGGCGAAGGCCTGGGCCGGCAACAGCAAGTCCGGCGATACGGTCACGATCGGCGCCACCACCGGCGGCAACAACAACACCGCGTCGTTCGCCGCCACCGCGCCGACCGCGGCCAACAGCGGCGCGCCGGTAAGCGTGCGCATCGGCGATGTCGTCAATCTGCCCGCGGAAGCCGGACCGGTTCTGGGCAACTACACCACCGCACTGGCCTGCACCGGCGGCCATACGCTGTCCTCGACCAACGGGCAGGCCGCCAACACACTGACCATCACCAGCGGCAACGCGGCGGTATGCACCTACACCAACACCCGCCGGTCGCAGCCGATCAGCCTGGCCAAAGCCTGGGGCGCCAATAGCCCCAATGGCCATACCGCCAGCGCGACCGCGACCGGCGCCACCACCAACCCGACCTTCAGCGCGACCGCCCCGACCAACACCACCGGCGCGGCCGTGACCGTATTCGCGGGCGACGTGCTGACGCTACCGGCGGAAAC
It includes:
- a CDS encoding CshA/CshB family fibrillar adhesin-related protein, whose amino-acid sequence is MTSTTAATTRRSRRNAVRRVLRSTGLRPWAVALALLWLALPPPAQAQFATQGSGTYRNNIIWFRWGNGTCPTDQDSCAEIGNGTANQTITSQQTYAVAGQSLVVTCTLSGVDNNEFRTYRSGLWQGDGLDDLYNIGGVGTANTLYNGLLNFGQNATATATFACGATLGGNPFPLEGLVVADGEQSLTGGAGQNESISANAPTATSWRIIDRFRTPGCTTNATANITGATLTLNGSTPLCTAGPMAVAFMEGATSATLTLRGGGRSAMALGVMVFVADRSDAPLSYGEPQHLPNFTWNGGNLPNGNTTYTTMTLATLNQPAVRLGARVDIENVSVAGAAANGDDNNFATPTPTDDEDAFAALANIALSPGASHNLSVPCAGNGAFVRGFIDFNRDGDFTDAGETSASATCNGATAAVSWTMPAVAGLSPGASYARFRIASAAADVATPVGLAISGEVEDYPVTLTSQTLTLRKQWTGATIGDSAAITASRAGSVIDTLNSNADAAGELETDPTPVNVFAGETIVLAETLAVANAGSYAPALACTGAADTNPNDGIAIAATDTNIVCTYTNTRLATLQLAKAWAGNSKSGDTVTIGATTGGNNNTASFAATAPTAANSGAPVSVRIGDVVNLPAEAGPVLGNYTTALACTGGHTLSSTNGQAANTLTITSGNAAVCTYTNTRRSQPISLAKAWGANSPNGHTASATATGATTNPTFSATAPTNTTGAAVTVFAGDVLTLPAETFAGGATAASYTTTLDCAGGSPLASGATGRTLTITASAAPTTCTYTNTPVLVDLSITKTNTFGAGPADQANDTVASGASTTYTLVVTNRGPGEAIGSVVRDTPVAGLTCPPGNAVTISGDGVPPGGFTVADLTAGIALGTLGAGQSATLRFDCQVN